In Lagopus muta isolate bLagMut1 chromosome 29, bLagMut1 primary, whole genome shotgun sequence, one genomic interval encodes:
- the LOC125685624 gene encoding uncharacterized protein LOC125685624: MGHHHSIFQFFRGRCSRRNRGYSNGISSHYGGTSSLQGRGSIYCSGEGSIIYSRGAAPTSFPYSITAGCTPSSDGVVVISGGDSEGPRGWSTTGGTVPTYSPGGAVGYGTEDTGWGTVSGSAGGGGSGCYGGKLGVGRGSGYGYDASQRQKAVCTSAGQGMYGGASGYGTGGELSSGGAGMAQVMQQKCPVVIPDIEPQQIKQSCQWPPSQKK; the protein is encoded by the exons ATGGGACACCACCATAGT atcTTTCAATTTTTCCGAGGGAGATGCTCCCGTCGGAACAGGGGTTACAGCAATGGCATCTCCTCACACTACGGGGGCACTTCGAGCCTGCAAGGACGTGGCTCCATCTACTGCAGCGGAGAGGGCTCCATCATCTACAGCCGGGGAGCTGCACCCACATCCTTCCCCTATAGCATCACAGCGGGGTGCACGCCCAGCAGCGATGGGGTTGTTGTAATATCTGGGGGCGATAGTGAGGGGCCACGTGGATGGAGCACAACAGGAGGGACAGTCCCAACCTACAGCCCCGGGGGGGCAGTGGGATATGGCACTGAGGACACAGGATGGGGTACAGTGAGTGGTTCAGCAGGCGGCGGAGGGTCAGGATGCTACGGTGGGAAATTGGGTGTTGGGAGAGGTTCTGGCTATGGGTACGATGCATCGCAGAGGCAAAAGGCTGTATGCACAAGTGCTGGACAGGGGATGTATGGTGGAGCATCAGGCTATGGCACCGGGGGAGAGCTCAGCTctggaggtgctgggatggCACAGGTCATGCAGCAGAAGTGCCCCGTGGTCATTCCCGACATTGAGCCCCAACAGATCAAACAGAGCTGCCAGTGGCCCCCCAGCCAGAAGAAATGA
- the LOC125685934 gene encoding loricrin-like has translation MCSRQSSGGCHESSSQSGGCCSGGSSSSYQAQGSSCCGSSSGYSIGGGYSGGSGGSGQKIIISSGGGGGGGGGSSGCCGGGSSSGGSSGGKIIISGGGSSGGSSGCCSGGSSGYGTGGGYSSGGYSGSKSIIGGGGSSGGSSGCCGGGSSSGGSSGGKIIISGGGSSGGSSGCCSGGSSGYGVGGGYSSGGYSGSKSIIGGGGSSGGSSGCCSGGSSSYGTGGGYSSGGYSGSKSIIGGGGSSGGSSGCCGGGSSSGGSSGGKIIISGGGSSGGSSGCCSGGSSSYGTGGGYSSGGYSGSKSIIGGGGSSGGSSGCCGGGSSSGGSSGGKIIISGGGSSGGSSGCCGGGSSGYGTGGGYSSGGYSGSKSIIGGGSSGGSSGCCGGGSSGYGSSSYGSGGSGQKIIISSGGGGGGSSGCCGGGSSSGGSSGGKIVISGGGSSGGASGCCGGSSSGGSGGSSGHTIIIGSGGGSGGYGQSSQQKCPIVIPHIESHQTKQACYFPGQQK, from the exons ATGTGTTCCCGACAGAGCTCCGGAGGCTGCCACGAGTCATCCTCCCAGTCTGGGGGATGCTGCAGTGGGGGCAGCTCCTCCAGCTACCAGGCACAGGGCTCCTCCTGCTGTGGGAGCTCCTCAGGATACAGCATAGGAGGAGGATAcagtggtggcagtgggggATCAGGCCAGAAGATCATCATTAgctcaggaggaggaggaggaggaggaggaggttccTCTGGATGCTGTGGTGGAGGATCCAGCAGTGGTGGGTCTTCTG GTGGCAAGATTATAATTTCAGGAGGTGGGAGCAGTGGGGGAtcctctggctgctgcagtggAGGATCCTCAGGCTATGGCACGGGAGGAGGATACAGCAGTGGTGGTTACTCAGGATCCAAGAGCATCATtggaggag GTGGAAGCAGTGGTGGATCCTCTGGATGCTGTGGTGGGGGATCCAGCAGTGGTGGGTCTTCAGGTGGCAAGATCATAATTTCAGGAGGTGGAAGCAGTGGGGGAtcctctggctgctgcagtggAGGCTCCTCAGGCTATGGCGTGGGAGGAGGATACAGCAGTGGTGGTTATTCAGGATCCAAGAGCATCATtggaggaggtgggagcagTGGTGGAtcctctggctgctgcagtggggGCTCCTCAAGCTATGGCACAGGAGGAGGATACAGCAGTGGTGGTTACTCGGGATCCAAGAGCATCATTGGAGGGGGTGGAAGCAGTGGTGGATCCTCTGGATGCTGTGGTGGAGGATCCAGCAGTGGTGGGTCTTCAG GTGGCAAGATTATAATTTCAGGAGGTGGGAGCAGTGGGGGAtcctctggctgctgcagtggggGCTCCTCAAGCTATGGCACAGGAGGAGGATACAGCAGTGGTGGTTATTCAGGATCCAAGAGCATCATTGGAGGAGGTGGCAGCAGTGGTGGATCCTCTGGATGCTGTGGTGGAGGGTCCAGCAGTGGTGGGTCTTCAGGTGGCAAGATCATAATTTCAGGAGGTGGGAGCAGTGGGGGATCCTCTGGCTGCTGCGGTGGAGGCTCCTCAGGCTATGGCACAGGAGGAGGATACAGCAGTGGTGGTTACTCGGGATCCAAGAGCATCATTGGCGGTGGAAGCAGTGGTGGATCCTCTGGATGCTGCGGTGGTGGCTCTTCCGGCTATGGCTCTTCCAGCTACGGCAGTGGGGGTTCAGGCCAGAAGATCATCATCAGCtctggaggtggaggaggaggttCATCGGGGTGCTGTGGTGGAGGATCCAGCAGTGGTGGATCTTCTGGAGGCAAGATCGTAATTTcaggaggtggcagcagtgGAGGAGCTTCTGGATGCTGTGGTGGGAGTTCCAGTGGGGGCAGTGGCGGTTCCTCAGGCCACACCATCATCATCGGCTCTGGAGGAGGCAGTGGTGGGTACGGCCAGTCCTCGCAGCAGAAATGCCCCATTGTCATTCCTCACATCGAGAGCCACCAGACCAAGCAGGCCTGCTACTTCCCCGGCCAGCAGAAGTGA
- the LOC125685764 gene encoding protein suex-1-like — protein sequence MTFLHDDCYFPNSYRGLHSYRGYDYSSPYNYRGFGGLYDFGDRYGHDGLYGHWGFYGSRDHYGFGGLNGGYRGLYGDCYSYPGWYSSRYGHHFGSRYGQRYGYGGW from the coding sequence ATGACTTTCCTCCACGATGACTGCTACTTCCCCAACAGTTACAGGGGCCTCCACAGCTACCGGGGCTATGACTACAGCAGCCCCTACAACTACAGGGGCTTTGGTGGCCTCTACGACTTTGGGGACCGCTATGGCCATGATGGTCTGTATGGTCACTGGGGCTTCTATGGCTCTAGGGACCACTATGGCTTTGGAGGTCTGAATGGTGGCTACAGGGGCCTGTATGGGGACTGCTATAGCTACCCTGGCTGGTACAGCAGCCGCTACGGTCACCACTTCGGTTCACGATACGGTCAACGCTACGGCTACGGGGGTTGGTAA